Genomic window (Gemmatimonadota bacterium):
CGCGCACCGGGTGTGACCCCACGACCCAATTGGCCACGTCGATGTTGTGGATGTGTTGTTCCACCACATGGTCGCCGGAGAGCCAGGTGAAGTAGAGCCAGTTGCGCACCTGCCAGTCGAGGTCGCTCCACCCCGCTTGCCGCGCCGCGTGCCACAACCCGCCCTGGTTCCAGAACACCTGCCCGGAAACGAGCTCGCCGATCGCGCCGCCATGGACACGTTCAATGACCGCGCGATACGACGGGTCGTGGCGGCGCTGCGTGCCGGCGACCACAGCAAGTCCCTTCGCCTTGGCACGAGCCGCGGCCGCGATCACGGCGCGGACCCCGGTGGGATCCACCGCGACCGGCTTCTCCATGAAGACATGCTTGCCCGCGTCGACCGCCGCGGCAAAGTGCACGGGCCGGAACCCCGGTGGGGTCGCAAGGATGACGAGGTCAATCCCGCTGGCGAGGACCTTCTGGTACGCGTCGGGCCCGCTGAACGCGTGGCCGTCGTCGACCTTGTACTTCGCGGCGAACGCCGGATTCTCCGCGGCCGCCTTGGCCAGGTTCTCGCGGCAGCTGGCCACGCGGTCCGCGAAGAGGTCGCCGACCGCGACCAGCTCAACACCTTCGCTGCCCCGCAGGCAGTCGCGCGCCGCCCCGGTCCCGCGACCACCGCACCCGACGAGCCCCACCTTGATGGTGGCCGCGGACTCCCACGGCATGGCCCGCAGCGGACGCGCGAAGGCGAGTCCCGCCGCCACACCCGCTCCCGCCTGCACGAAATCACGTCGCGAATATCCGGACATCTCGCCTCCTGGGGTTACGGCTCGCGCACGATGCGAAAGCCGACAAAGGGCCCATCACTCAACCACCAGCTGCTTTTTGGAATTTGTGGATCGCGCTCGTTCCAGCTCTCCCCCTGCCGCGCGCGCGCCAACGGTCCCACGGCCGCAGGAGGATCCTGCCACGACCCGCCCCGCACGACCAGCGCCCGATCATCAGGGATCACCCATTCCGCGACGTTCCCAAACAGGTGGTAGACCCCCGGTGCGGTCAACGCCCCGCTCGCGACCGGCCGAGTTCCGGATCCGGGCACGCGAGTCGCCGTGGAGTCTGCCGTCTGCCGTCTGCCTTCTGCCGACTCTCGCTCACCGTCTACCGTCCCATTCCCCGCGAGGTCCGCCGCACGCTGCCATTCCGCCTCGGTCGGCAGGCGATACCGATGGCCGGTCACCGTCGAGAGCCACGCGCAGAACGCCACCGCGGCATCTCGGGTCACAGAAATGACGGGGTAGCCCGCGTGGCCGAACCCATAGTCCGGGTTGCCGTACGGCCGCGACGGCCCCGCCACCGCATCCGCGCCGGCGGGAGAATACCTCGGGGACGGCGCACGGCTCATCGTGAAGGCGTCGTAGGCGTCCCACGACACCTCGGTCCGCCCGAGCAGGAAACCCGGGACGTCGCGGCGCGATCCCGCCACGGTCACGGCACCGGCCGGGACGCGCACCAGCTCGATGGTAACCAGGGTCCCGGGGATGGAGTCGCGCACGATCTCCTGCCCCCACACACAGGGCGCCAGCAGCAAGGCAGACACGGCGACAGCACGCCAGGGCGCGAGGGCAGTCACGGTGCCCCGACGGTATTACCTTCGGCCCGGAATGTCTACCGCTCTCCTGGGGTTCCTGCTCCTTGCCGGACCGGTGGCCCCGGACACCACCCCGCGGGCCTACACCTTCCGCGAGATCCACCTCGACGTCGCCGTTCGGATCACCCTCTGGTCGCCTAACGAGGAACACGCACGGGCGGCGGCGGCCGCGGCCTTCCGGGAGATCGCGCGCCTCGAGGACATCTTCTCTGATTGGCGTCCGACGAGTGAGTTGCGACGCCTCGAGGCGGGCGGCACGGGGTGGCAAGCCACCTCGCCCGAACTAGCTCAGCTCCTGGGGAAGGCAATGCAAGTCGCACGGGCAAGCCGCGGCGCCTTCGATCCGACCATCGGCCCCCTCACCCGTCTGTGGCGCGCCGCGCGACACACCGGATCGCCGCCGGACGCGCGCATGCTCGCCACGGCGCGCGCGCGCGTGGGACATGCCCACCTCGATGTGGATACGCTCGGCCGGCGCGTGCGACTGCGTCGCGCGGGGATGCAACTCGACCTCGGCGGCATCGCAAAGGGGTACATCCTGCAGCGGGCGCTCGACGTGCTCCGGCAACATGGGGCGCCACAATCACTCGTCGAGGGCGGTGGGGACCTCGTCGTTGGCGAGGCACCGCCAGGAAAGCCGGGATGGACTATCGCGACCCCCCTCGCCGACACGACCATGGCAGCGCTGGCTGGCGCGTTAGCCAATGCCGCGCTGGCCACCTCAGGACCCACCGAGCAACAGATCGTGGTGGACGGCCACCGGGAATCGCACATCCTGGACCCCGCGACTGGACGCGGCACGCGCGCGCCTCAGGTCGCGACCGTCATTGGGAGGGACGCCGCAGTGGCGGACGCGGTCGCCACCGCCCTCACCGTCCTGCCCCCCGCGGAGGGTCGGCGACTGCTCGCAATGTTCGGCCTTCGTGGCGCCCTGCACGACCCGGTGCCGGCGTCCCCGCCCCGGTAACGGCGGGGCAATCATAGCTCCCCATCGCGGCGCGACCCCTGCCGTCGCGACAGGAATGATGGTTGCATACCTATCCCCCGCGGCGCGGGGAAGAGGTCACGCGTACCCCGCGCGCGCACTAAGATCCCACCCCGCAGCACCAGCGCCCAGCCCCCGGTTCCAGCCTGCAGCCACCCTCGACCAGCGGCCCGCCACCTTTGCCCTCCATCGCGGTCACCTGCAAGTGCGG
Coding sequences:
- a CDS encoding SUMF1/EgtB/PvdO family nonheme iron enzyme encodes the protein MSALLLAPCVWGQEIVRDSIPGTLVTIELVRVPAGAVTVAGSRRDVPGFLLGRTEVSWDAYDAFTMSRAPSPRYSPAGADAVAGPSRPYGNPDYGFGHAGYPVISVTRDAAVAFCAWLSTVTGHRYRLPTEAEWQRAADLAGNGTVDGERESAEGRRQTADSTATRVPGSGTRPVASGALTAPGVYHLFGNVAEWVIPDDRALVVRGGSWQDPPAAVGPLARARQGESWNERDPQIPKSSWWLSDGPFVGFRIVREP
- a CDS encoding Gfo/Idh/MocA family oxidoreductase: MSGYSRRDFVQAGAGVAAGLAFARPLRAMPWESAATIKVGLVGCGGRGTGAARDCLRGSEGVELVAVGDLFADRVASCRENLAKAAAENPAFAAKYKVDDGHAFSGPDAYQKVLASGIDLVILATPPGFRPVHFAAAVDAGKHVFMEKPVAVDPTGVRAVIAAAARAKAKGLAVVAGTQRRHDPSYRAVIERVHGGAIGELVSGQVFWNQGGLWHAARQAGWSDLDWQVRNWLYFTWLSGDHVVEQHIHNIDVANWVVGSHPVRAVGVGGRQWRTGAEHGHIFDHFAVDFEYPGGVHVTSMCRQIDGTADHVGEQFRGTKGTTDAAEKIVGASAFSYAGVKVNPYVQEHTDLVASIRDGKPLNEGQQVAESTLSAIMAREAAYTGQVITWDQLMASTQDLTPPAGQGAYAVPPVPMPGRTKVDRRWSE
- a CDS encoding FAD:protein FMN transferase, encoding MSTALLGFLLLAGPVAPDTTPRAYTFREIHLDVAVRITLWSPNEEHARAAAAAAFREIARLEDIFSDWRPTSELRRLEAGGTGWQATSPELAQLLGKAMQVARASRGAFDPTIGPLTRLWRAARHTGSPPDARMLATARARVGHAHLDVDTLGRRVRLRRAGMQLDLGGIAKGYILQRALDVLRQHGAPQSLVEGGGDLVVGEAPPGKPGWTIATPLADTTMAALAGALANAALATSGPTEQQIVVDGHRESHILDPATGRGTRAPQVATVIGRDAAVADAVATALTVLPPAEGRRLLAMFGLRGALHDPVPASPPR